The genomic segment GAGCTTTGGACTTGATTTCGGATTATGGAAAAACAAGCTTTCAGGTTCGTTAGAATATTATCAAAAGAAAACAGAAGATATGTTGTTTAAGAAACAATTTCCAACATACAGTGGATTCCCTGGATATTCAACAATCTGGACAAATGTAGGTTCAATGCAATCTAAAGGTATCGATTTACTGCTTTCTTATAAAGATAAAAAAGGAGATTTCACATATGGAGTTGATGTAACTTTTACAACAGTAAATGTAAAAATGTTGTCACTATCTGCTGATGGCGAAAAATTATACGGAGCCGGAAACAGAACATTAACAGTAAAAGGTGAAGAACCTGGATATTTTTACGGATATGTAGCTGATGGATTATTCCAGAATCAAACCGAATTAAATGCTCATACTGACGAACACGGAACAAAATTACAGCCGTATGCACAACTGGGAGATATTCGTTTTAAAGATGTAAACGGTGACGGAAAACTAGACGATAAAGACAGAACTAAAATAGGTTCTCCTTGGCCAGATTACAATGTAGGATTGAATTTAACCCTTGCCTATAAACAATTTGATTTAGTAGCAAATTTCTACTCAAGTATTGGAAACGACATCGTAAATCAAAACATTTCAGATTTATACAACGGTACAAGTTTAACCAACAAAGTAAACGGATTAGACCAAATGGCATGGCATGGCGAAGGAACTTCAAACTATGTTCCGCGTTTGTCTAAAGACGATAACAACGAAAACTTTACCAAATTCTCTTCTTTTTATGTAGAAGATGGTTCTTATGTGCGCATGAAAAACCTTCAGGTTGGATTTTCATTATACAACAAATTTGGTTTAGACAAATTGAGAATATCGTTATCAGGTCAAAATTTATGGACATGGACAAACTACTCAGGTGTTGATCCGGAAGTTGCAGGTGGAGATCCTAAACAAGACGATGGAGTTAAAGGATCAGGTTTTGGAGGATGGAACTATCCGGTTCAGCCAACAATTTTGATGGGTCTTAATGTAGCATTTTAATAAAAAACGACATGAAAAAAATAATAGTATCAATAATAGCTTTTGCTGCACTTGCAATTTCATGCAGTGATTTTATCGAAAAAGAAGAAAGAGGTACACAAACTCTGGAGAACTACTTTAAAACAGGACAAGAATGCGAGAATTATGTAAATGAATTAACGCGAAGATTGCTGATTCCTAACGATTGGTTTGCATTACTTGCACCAAGAGTTACCAACGAAATGTCTACTGACGATGCCTGGATGGGAAATACAGGTCAGGATAATTCAGCGCACAGACCTTGTTCGCAATATATTATTACGCCAGATAATATGGGAGATATGAACAGTATTTATACCGCTCATTATTATACCATTCAATCAGCTAATATTGGTTTAGAAAAAATGGCTGCATCGCCAATATCTGATTCTCAAAAAAATCAATATATGGGAGAATCATTATTCGTTCGTGCCTATTGTTATTACGAATTAGTAAACCTTTTTGGAGGAGTTCCGTTATACACAAAATCTCTTGGAACAGCCGATTTGAAATTACAACGTAGTCCGGCTGCCGATGTTTATGCACAAATTGAAACCGACCTTAAAGCATCTGCCGAAAAATTAGAAAACATTCCGGTAAACAGACAAGGAAGAATAAACAAATGGGCAGCGTATGCCTTATTAGCCCGTGTATCTTTATTTCAGGAAAAATGGGCAGAAGCAAAACAATATTCAAACAAAGTTATCTCAGAAGGACCTTATTCGTTAGAAACGGATTTCTTAAACATCTGGAATGTAAACAATCATAACGGAGTAGAATCTATTTTAGAAGCGCAATCATCATCCGTACAAGATAAAAGTTTAGGATCGATGTTACCAACATTATCTGGAGCAAGAGGAGAAGACAAAAAATATTTTCCAAGTAATGATGCTGCAGATGTTATTGACGGATGGGGATGGTGTATGCCAACCAGCGATTTAGAAAATGCATATCTTTCTGAAAATGATGTTATCCGTCGCAGAAGCACCATTACAAAATGGGGTGAAGCAGCATATGGAGATGAAGTTTTAAACCCAACACACAAATTCAGTTTAAACGATAATAAATCAGGGCGTATTTGTCGTAAATACTATATTCCCGTAGCAACGCGTCGTGCATTAGACAAAAAAGACGGACACTTACCATTAAACATTCCGTTGATTCGTTTAGCCGAAATGTACCTGACAAGAGCAGAAGCAAATTATCATATTGGCGGAGATGCTTTGGCAGATATCAACATCATCAGAGCGCGTGTAAAATTAGATCCCAAAACAGGATTGGCAGGACCAACGCTTTTAAAACAAATCTATAAAGAGCGTCGTTTAGAATTGGCATTTGAAGGATTGCGTTTATATGATATTCGCCGCGAGAAAGATCCATCAACAGGAAGACCTGTAATTGAAGGTTTAATGGGACCAAACGGAACTTTTGTTCAGTACAATCTGAGCTCGACAGATCCTTATGAAACCACCAATTTAAGAGAATCGCAAGACAAAGGAATCAATTTTAGTCCGGCTAAAAATTTATTATGGCCAATACCACAGTTAGAAATTGATTTAAGTGGAGGTTTAATTACACAAAATCCTGGTTATTAAGATGAAGTTTAACATACAAAATAAAGTAAGTCTGCTATGTGCAGGCTTACTTTTCGCAAACTCATTTTTAGTGAGTTGCGACTCAGAAAATAATAACAATTCAAATGCTGAAAATACTACAGCCGAATTAAGTATCGATCTGAATGCAAATCTTCAAACAATGGAAAGTTTTGGAGCTTCAGATGCGTGGCAATGTAATTTTATAGGTAAAAATTGGCCTTCGGATAAAAAAAATAAAATAGCCGATTTACTATTCAGCAAAGATTTTGATGCCGATGGAAATCCAAAAGGAATCGGATTATCATTATGGCGTTTTAATCTGGGAACAGGAAGTTCAGAACAAGGAGATGCAAGTGATATCAGTGACGAATGGAAACGTACAGAATGTTTCACAACAGATGGTGTATCTTATGACATGAACAAACAAGCCGGACAGGTTTGGTTTATGAAAGCTGCCAGAGAACGTGGTCTTGAAAAATTATTAGCTTTTACTAATAGCGCGCCTGTTTACTTAACACAAAATGGAAAAGCACACGCTACAATCAAAGAATTTTATAATTTAAAAGATGGAAAAATGCCGGAGTTAGCTGATTTCTGGGCAAACTCTTTAGATAAATTAAAAACAGAACAAGGCTTGACAATCGATTATGTAAGTCCGTTTAATGAACCACAATACGAGTGGGACGGAACAGCACAAGAAGGTTCTCCGGCTACAAATGCTAATATTTACAGCTTTGTAAATGTTTTATCTCCAAAATTACAATCAAAAGGATTACAATCTAAAATTGTGGTAGGAGAAGCAGGAGCTTACGAATCATTGTATAAAACCGTTTCGGGAAAAGAAAGCAGATCCAACCAGATTGATTATTTCTTTGGAACCAATTCAACTAAAAAAATCAGTGGATTAAGTAACGTCAAAAAAACAATTTCAGGACACAGTTACTGGCAGGCTTGGCCTTTAAACGAAATGGTTTCTTCAAGACAGCAAGCGGCTTCAAGAATTCAGGGAGCCGGAAATATCAGCCTTTGGTCATCTGAATACTGCGTTCTGGAAAGTCCTGGAACTGCAGAATTACCTGGCGGAGCAGGAGCAGGAAGAGATTTAGGAATGTCTTTAGCACTTTGGACAGCTCGCATCATCAATACAGATATTGCTGTTGGAGGAGTTACTTCATGGCAATGGTGGACAGCTATTAGCCGTGGCGATTACAAAGACGGTTTAATTCACGTAGACGATGGTGCAAGCAATGGAGCAGGAAATTCAGATTATTGCAAAAACGATGGTTATATCAGAGATTCAAAAACACTTTGGGCATTAGGAAACTTTTCATTCTTCGTAAAACCGGGAATGGTAAGAGTTCAAATTCCGAGCGTAGATAATGCCACTTCCGTGAATGATGTAATGGTAACCGCATACAAAGATGCAGCAACAAAAAAGCTGGTAGTTGTGGCAGTTAACATCAGCAAATCGGCGAAAGCCTATAAATTAAACCTTGCGGGAGGAACTTTAGTTGATGGTAAATTAACACCTTACACAACTTCTGAAACTTTAAGCCTGAAAAAAGGAGTCGCAGTTGATGCAACAAATATTCAAATTCCTGCGAGAGCTGTTGTGACTTATGTAGGTACTTATAAGTAAAGGTTCTAAGGTTTTGCTTAGACTGGATTGCACTTATGATTGCGATGGATGGATTAAAATCCATCCCTACAATATATTTTGTTCCTCCGGAACTTCTAAAGAAAAATTCCGGAGGAATGATTCATATTGTAGCAACGGATTTCAATCCGTTGAAATGAAAAGATTGCGACTAACAAGATTGTGGAAAAATAAAATCTCAATTGAAAAGATTGCATTAAAAAATTACAAAGAATTAATAAATGAGAAAAATATA from the uncultured Flavobacterium sp. genome contains:
- a CDS encoding RagB/SusD family nutrient uptake outer membrane protein, encoding MKKIIVSIIAFAALAISCSDFIEKEERGTQTLENYFKTGQECENYVNELTRRLLIPNDWFALLAPRVTNEMSTDDAWMGNTGQDNSAHRPCSQYIITPDNMGDMNSIYTAHYYTIQSANIGLEKMAASPISDSQKNQYMGESLFVRAYCYYELVNLFGGVPLYTKSLGTADLKLQRSPAADVYAQIETDLKASAEKLENIPVNRQGRINKWAAYALLARVSLFQEKWAEAKQYSNKVISEGPYSLETDFLNIWNVNNHNGVESILEAQSSSVQDKSLGSMLPTLSGARGEDKKYFPSNDAADVIDGWGWCMPTSDLENAYLSENDVIRRRSTITKWGEAAYGDEVLNPTHKFSLNDNKSGRICRKYYIPVATRRALDKKDGHLPLNIPLIRLAEMYLTRAEANYHIGGDALADINIIRARVKLDPKTGLAGPTLLKQIYKERRLELAFEGLRLYDIRREKDPSTGRPVIEGLMGPNGTFVQYNLSSTDPYETTNLRESQDKGINFSPAKNLLWPIPQLEIDLSGGLITQNPGY
- a CDS encoding glycoside hydrolase, with the translated sequence MKFNIQNKVSLLCAGLLFANSFLVSCDSENNNNSNAENTTAELSIDLNANLQTMESFGASDAWQCNFIGKNWPSDKKNKIADLLFSKDFDADGNPKGIGLSLWRFNLGTGSSEQGDASDISDEWKRTECFTTDGVSYDMNKQAGQVWFMKAARERGLEKLLAFTNSAPVYLTQNGKAHATIKEFYNLKDGKMPELADFWANSLDKLKTEQGLTIDYVSPFNEPQYEWDGTAQEGSPATNANIYSFVNVLSPKLQSKGLQSKIVVGEAGAYESLYKTVSGKESRSNQIDYFFGTNSTKKISGLSNVKKTISGHSYWQAWPLNEMVSSRQQAASRIQGAGNISLWSSEYCVLESPGTAELPGGAGAGRDLGMSLALWTARIINTDIAVGGVTSWQWWTAISRGDYKDGLIHVDDGASNGAGNSDYCKNDGYIRDSKTLWALGNFSFFVKPGMVRVQIPSVDNATSVNDVMVTAYKDAATKKLVVVAVNISKSAKAYKLNLAGGTLVDGKLTPYTTSETLSLKKGVAVDATNIQIPARAVVTYVGTYK